Below is a genomic region from Spongiibacter nanhainus.
CTTGTTCTATCAGCCCTTTGTACTGGGGCAGGCGTTCAGACTTCATCTTCATAAAGGTGTGGTTGCTGATGAAAGTCTGCTGTTCACTGAGTGTAAAGAAGCGATCAACCAACCGTGCCAAGCGGCCACTGGCTTTGATCTCGGTAAAGAATACCGACATTTCTTCCAGCAACGCGGCATTGTCCTCCCCCGGGCGCAGCGCCCAGGCCAGTGGACTATCCTCTCCGGCGTTCAAAGCGATGCGGATGGTGGGGTAAAAGGCGCGATTGGCGTGAAACACATTGGAGTGGACGATGGTGGCATCAATGTCGCCATTGCGCAGTTGCTCCAGCAGGTCGATGGCTTCCAAGTCCCGGCTTTCGGTCCAGCTGAGTTGCGGATGGATTTGCTGCAGTTGCTCTAATATTTCCACATGAGAACTATCGGCAATGACCCGGATGCGCTTGTCGACCAGGGCTTTGACGGTGCTGAGGCCGGGAGTTTGGTCGCGGTTGTAGATGATAAACTGTTCCACCGTCATGTAGGTCGGGCCAAAGGCCAAGCGGGCTTTACGCCCTTCGGTGACACTCAAGCCGGCGGCGGCGAAATCGGCGTGGTTGTTTTCCAGTGCGGTGAAGATATCGTCCAGGCCCACCATGGTGACCATTTCCAGCTCCACACCCAGGTGCTTGGCAAAGGCCTTGGCCAAATGGTACTCAAAGCCAGTGGGTTGGCCCTGATTTTCGTAGTAGGTGGTGGCGCCGTTGCGGGTCACCACCCGCAGCACACCCTCATCTCGAATCCGAGTCAGACTGTCGGGTGGTTCGCTGCAGTGAGCGAACAACAGGCTTGTGAGCACGGCAGCGAGCACGCGGCGCAAGCCGCGCCAGTAGTGGGCGTGATGCCGGTTTTTGGGGTCTGAATTAGGGTTCGTCACGGCCCGTTGTGATCTCTGCATAGGGCTTCATTCTATCGGCGGCTCGGAAATCACGCCAACAATAAAAATCCGACCGCAAATCCGCTACAATGCCCGGCTTTACTCCAGGTCCAACGAGGTCACTGCCCCGCATGCGCATCATGCCCGGCGCCCCGGCGCTTTCCCAATTCCGTCTCGACAAGCTGCTTTCCCTGCTGCAGGCCTCGTTGCCTACCCTAAAGGGGCTGTCCGCTCAGTATCTTCACTTGGTGGAGGACGAGGGCCTTAGCGATGGCGATGTCCAGGTTTTAGAGCAGCTACTGCGCTATGGTCCCAGCCAAGAACTCGCCGCCGTCGAAGGCCTTGAGCTGCTGGTGGTGCCCCGCCTGGGCACGATCTCACCCTGGTCCAGCAAGGCCACAGATATCGCCCGCAACAGTGGGTTAAGTGGCGTCAAGCGCATTGAGCGCGGCGTGCTGTACCGCTTTGATATAGCCGAGGCGGACGCCTCTGTACTGGCAACCCTTAAAGCGGCGGTTCACGACCGCATGGTGGAGACCGTGCTGGAAAGCGTGGATGAAGCCGAGGCGTTGTTTAGCCATCATCAACCCCAGCCCATGACCTCCGTGGATGTGTTGGGTGGTGGCCGTGAAGCCCTGGCCGAGGCCAATAGCGCCTTGGGCCTGGCTCTGGCCGACGACGAAATTGACTATCTGGTGGACAGTTTTAAGCAGATGGGGCGCAACCCCAACGACGTCGAGTTGATGATGTTTGCCCAGGCCAACTCGGAGCACTGCCGGCACAAAATCTTCAATGCCAGTTGGACCATCGATGGTCAGGACATGGAACACTCCCTGTTCGGCATGATTAAGAACACTTACAAGCTGGCCGCCGACGACAGCGTACTCAGTGCCTACTCGGACAATGCCGCGGTGGTGGCCGGGCCCGAGGCGGAGCGCTTTTACCCCGATCCGGACAGCGCGGAATACAGCCTGCATCGGGAAAACATCAACATTCTTATGAAGGTGGAAACCCACAACCACCCCACCGCGATTGCGCCGTTTCCGGGCGCCGGCACAGGCGCCGGTGGCGAGATTCGCGACGAGGGCGCCGTGGGGCGGGGCTCAAAGCCCAAGGCGGGCCTCACTGGATTCAGTGTGTCCAATCTGCAGATCCCCGGCTTTCCTCAGCCCTGGGAGCAAGCCTACGGCAAACCCGATCGCATCGTGTCGGCGCTGGACATTATGCTGGAGGGGCCCATCGGTGGCGCCGCCTTTAACAATGAATTTGGTCGCCCCAATCTGTGCGGCTACTTCCGCAGCTATGAGCAGCAGGCGGACACTGGCGCGGGGGCCGAGCAGCGGGGCTACCACAAGCCCATCATGATTGCCGGCGGCTACGGCAATATAAAAGATGAGCACGTACAGAAAACGCCCTTTACTCCCGGCCACAAGCTGGTGGTGCTGGGTGGTCCTGCGATGCTGATCGGTTTGGGCGGCGGCGCGGCATCGTCAATGAGTTCTGGCCAGTCCAGTGCCGATCTCGACTTTGCCTCAGTGCAGCGGCAAAACCCGGAAATTCAGCGGCGCTCTCAGGAGGTCATCGATCGCTGCTGGGCGATGGGTGAGGACAACCCCATCGCCTTTATCCACGATGTGGGCGCCGGCGGCCTGTCTAACGCCTTTCCCGAACTGGTTAAAGACGGCGGCTGTGGCGGCGACTTCGAACTGCGCAATGTTCCCAATGACGAACCGGGAATGTC
It encodes:
- the mltF gene encoding membrane-bound lytic murein transglycosylase MltF gives rise to the protein MQRSQRAVTNPNSDPKNRHHAHYWRGLRRVLAAVLTSLLFAHCSEPPDSLTRIRDEGVLRVVTRNGATTYYENQGQPTGFEYHLAKAFAKHLGVELEMVTMVGLDDIFTALENNHADFAAAGLSVTEGRKARLAFGPTYMTVEQFIIYNRDQTPGLSTVKALVDKRIRVIADSSHVEILEQLQQIHPQLSWTESRDLEAIDLLEQLRNGDIDATIVHSNVFHANRAFYPTIRIALNAGEDSPLAWALRPGEDNAALLEEMSVFFTEIKASGRLARLVDRFFTLSEQQTFISNHTFMKMKSERLPQYKGLIEQVAIEYDMDWRLLAAMSYQESHWNPKAKSPTGVLGMMMLTGITAKELGVTNRLDALQSLRGGARYYKKLLARLPSSIEQPDRNWFALAAYNIGLGHLEDARILTEKQGGNPNLWRDVKKHLPLLRQRKWYETTKYGYARGDEPVRYVRNIRNYYSILTFDELNRYRVPPPKIVSDYLPSEINRSLNGL